A window of Mycobacteriales bacterium contains these coding sequences:
- a CDS encoding DUF5615 family PIN-like protein produces the protein MRFLLDANLSPKLVTALTAAGHASRHVDEMGLLSASDVTIFDRAAVDGDVLITADSDFTNLLAARGSSAPSVVLLRHVGELAWREHEALLVANLPAVLGDLQEGAVVSLSPTRLAIRRLAHREELLHVDHSLTTSVVRRAGVDRRVPRRCRVVAKLATNGSSR, from the coding sequence GTGAGGTTCCTGCTCGACGCGAACCTCTCGCCGAAGCTGGTCACTGCACTGACAGCCGCGGGCCATGCCAGTCGGCACGTCGACGAGATGGGGCTCCTGAGCGCGTCCGACGTGACGATCTTCGACCGGGCTGCGGTGGACGGTGACGTGCTGATCACGGCTGACTCCGACTTCACCAACCTCTTGGCGGCGCGTGGCAGCTCGGCGCCGTCGGTCGTGCTGCTGCGTCATGTGGGCGAACTGGCTTGGCGCGAGCACGAGGCCTTGCTGGTCGCGAATCTTCCAGCTGTCCTGGGCGACCTTCAAGAAGGTGCTGTGGTGTCCCTGAGCCCGACCAGGTTGGCCATCCGACGCCTTGCCCATCGAGAGGAACTCCTCCACGTCGACCACTCCCTGACAACCTCCGTCGTCAGGCGCGCAGGTGTAGATCGGCGGGTCCCACGGCGGTGTCGCGTGGTGGCCAAGCTGGCTACGAACGGGTCGAGCCGGTGA
- a CDS encoding DUF433 domain-containing protein codes for MASERITVDPAQMGGVPCIRGLRVNVSMVLGQLAAGRASEQLLEDYPYLEREDVTAALEYAAAIVNEREVPMARPA; via the coding sequence ATGGCGTCCGAGCGGATCACGGTCGACCCCGCGCAGATGGGTGGGGTCCCCTGCATCCGTGGCCTGCGGGTCAACGTCAGCATGGTGCTCGGTCAGCTCGCTGCGGGTCGCGCTAGTGAGCAGTTGCTCGAGGACTACCCCTACCTCGAGCGTGAAGACGTCACTGCCGCCCTGGAGTACGCGGCCGCCATCGTCAACGAGCGCGAGGTGCCGATGGCCCGTCCGGCGTGA